In the genome of Patagioenas fasciata isolate bPatFas1 chromosome 12, bPatFas1.hap1, whole genome shotgun sequence, one region contains:
- the LOC136113580 gene encoding olfactory receptor 14J1-like: MSNSSSITQFLLLPFTDTRELQLLHFWLFLGIYLAALLGNGLIITTIAWDQHLHSPMYFFLLNLALLDLGTISATLPKSMANSLWDTRAISYAGCAAQLFFFFFCGTAEYSMLTIMSYDRYVAICKPLHYGTLLGSRACVHMAAAAWATGFLNALLHTANTFSLPLCKGNALDQFFCEIPQILKLSCSNTYIKEVGFIVVSLLVAFGCFVFIVVSYVQIFRAVLRIPSEQGRHKAFSTCLPHLAVVSLFLSTAMFAYLNFNSISSPSLYLVLSVLYSVVPPAVNPLIYSMRNQELKAAVWKLMTQCSPQVINCP, encoded by the coding sequence atgtccaacagcagctctatcacccagttcctcctcctgccgttcacagacacacgggagctgcagctcttgcacttctggctcttcctgggcatctacctggctgccctcctgggcaacggcctcatcatcaccaccatagcctgggaccagcacctccacagccccatgtacttcttcctcctcaaccttgccctccttgacctgggcaccaTATCTGCCACTCTTccgaagtccatggccaactccctctgggacaccagggccatctcctatgcaggatgtgctgcccagctcttttttttctttttctgtggtacagcagaatattctatgctcaccatcatgtcctacgaccgctacgttgccatctgcaaacccctgcactacgggaccctcctaggcagcagagcttgtgtccacatggcagcagctgcctgggccactgggtttctcaatgctctgctgcacacggccaatacgttttcactgccactgtgcaagggcaatgccctggaccagttcttctgtgaaatcccccagatcctcaagctctcatgctccaacacctacatcaaggaagtcgggtttattgtggttagtcttttagtagcatttgggtgttttgtgttcattgtggtgtcctatgtgcagatcttcagggctgtgctgaggatcccctctgagcagggacggcacaaagccttttccacctgtctccctcacctggccgtggtctccctgttcctcagcactgccatgtttgcctacctgaatttCAACTCCATCTCATCCCCATCCTTGTATCTGGtgctgtctgttctgtactcggtggtgcctccagcagtgaaccccctcatctacagcatgaggaaccaggagctcaaagcTGCTGTCTGGAAGCTGATGACTCAATGTTCTCCTCAAGTTATAAACTGCCCATGA